The sequence below is a genomic window from Uranotaenia lowii strain MFRU-FL chromosome 2, ASM2978415v1, whole genome shotgun sequence.
agtcacataaagggcacaaaagtgctcaaaacgggatttggtaagtcacaaaaagtgcattgatgtgctttcaaaatcaaatcaccacatcgaattttagtttcagttagaacaacatctaggcgtgatcttgtggtagcgtgttcgattcccaccacgaaggtcggggttggatccccaagccgggcaaggttttttttcaacaactaatttagtaattgagtgaccattctgatgggaTATATTTagaaaatgtaggaaagaagcaattgagcaatttgtcgagtttggaatccggcgcgtggcatcatggcggcaccagtacagaacacagtaaataatcaagagaaggttaTATGAACCGAAGTcaagggttcagttgagatagagataTAGGTTTTTTGcccattttgcgattttttgaaagctgaattaagagcccgctggaagctgaatagaagatcattgttttggaacttgaaagtatcaataagaacttaaattctgagctgcatagaacgtacttcatatcaatgatgtggctgagtaagcgtttttgtacctgttttatgggacttttggttgcttgggtctccggcgcatagggccgtggtaaaagacctccattTTTCTTTCCCCTCgatatttttaagataattgTTTGGAATTTCGTCAGATTTGGCAgatattgctcgatttttggaatggaaaattttagaTTATTTATTCGGTTTTCAccttgtttttcaaataatttgcatGGAATAGCCGGGCCCAGCTACGAGCAAAATAGTTGTGGAATGCTAATAGCATGCACTGTTTCACACCGCATGAGAGCTGTTTAGAtgaaaacattcctgcattgaaatctttctggtTTGATACACTGAGCTACACAGCAGCGCCGCTAGAGCTCATTTTTCTAGCtagctccttctcttttctttagagcgagccACTTCCACCCGCCCGACAGAGCAACCGCGGCAAAAGATTTGTGAACATTGATCggcaaagcattttttttaaatttatttgatcattgggaTTTTAGCATCTATGGGGTAATTCATCCCTCGCTTCGAGAGagagcagtgcactcggaatCCGAACTGATAAAAGGGATAAAAGTGtgattcgttctctgctctgttctgtttgcgaggtgcCGAACAACCCTGTCTACACCGATTGTTAATTAGCTACCTTATCACTATCATGAGTAAATGCGAAAAATTGAGGTGCTGATCCAGAAAGTGGTTATAGTGTAGCATCCTAGAAATcttttattaagatttttgaaaGGATAAGTTTAGTTGATATCTATATTGAAGGATTTCATAACCAGTTTTAAAGAATACTTTTGACAGCCATGAACATCATAAGTTTGACGAATCgaaatattcaataaatcacTTGTAAACAtctttttgtcttattttccAGGGTCTCTATCGGATTGGAGGTGTGAGTACAAAGATATCCAAGTTGCTGAGCATGGGACTAGACagaaaaaagactgaaaaggaTCGATTGCAGTTTTTCAACGACGAGCAAAGCTCGGACGTGTTAGAGAATAAGACGATAGCAAGTGCATTAAAGCATTACCTGAGAAATCTGAATGAACCGTTGATGACGTTTCGGTTGCACCATTCGTTCATCTCATCAGCGAGTGCGTAGAAAATTAAATCAACGATGAAAAAGACACAACTTAATTTGTTCTCCATTTCCAGAGCAAGAAACCAGACAGCAGCGAATAAATGATGTTCACACACTGGTCCATAGGCTGCCCAAGAGTCACTTTGAGATGCTGGACATCGTTATAAGGCACCTGAAATCGTAAGTGAATGAGGATTGTTTTAGCGTGGttagtgattttaatgtttttaaatttattcacagAGTCGCGATGAAATCGGACAAGAACAAAATGTCTGTGTTCAACCTAGGCGTAGTATTTGGACCAACACTGCTTCGAGCAGCAGAGGAAACTGTAGCTGCCATATTAGATATCAAGTTCAACAACGTCGTGATAGAGATCCTAATTGAGAACTACGACAGGATTTTCAAATCACAACCCGGAAAAGGACTCGACTATCTGTAAGTTAAGAGTCATTATAATATAATGTAATAGATAGTTTTCGAAGATTAATATTCCTTCGATTTTTGGTGGAACAAACCTTTCTCCAAACAAGTTTTAATTTGGTTCTTATGGTTGGTATggattaattttttgttcatttcgtAGACATTTTCTTTTACGAAGGAACAGCTTTGTATACGGTGGAGATAGAAGATCATTCTATTCGAAAAGGTTTTCGTTGTCATTCGGCGAATCTTTACACACGTTGAGGTATCCTTGAGTTATATTGTTTATGAGCAATTGTAGAAAATGCTAGgctattcattgttttttttattaaataagatACACTGGGGCAAGTGCAAACCTTCAACTTTTCTCTCTCTAttatgttgtgagcctacttggttgaatgattcaactgagtcgaagcaatcgaaagattccttttaattcaaccacgataaatgaaaagttcagataccgctatttcgatagcaacttactatcttcttcatcAATCGCTCAACGAaatgaagaagatagtaagttgctatcgaaataccggtatctgaacttttcatttaccgtggttgaattaaaaggaatctttcgattgctttgattcaacttttctctgttacaaaaaatgccaaaatcaaTTCCTCCACTTGACACTGTTGTTTGGGACCAAATAAGCAAACTtgcatagataaactaaacttctTTAATTATTCACCAAACACggtgttttttgtttacataccaattcaatcACGCACTACATAGACACGAAAAGTGTATTTGTTATGTATTGTTTGGCTAcaaaaaaaagatcttgaattcaCGTTTTTGTTTGAGACTGATTTTTAAGTGAAAGCTAAATTTGTTCGATCAATTTTCAGTACACCCtcaaaatggtgaaaaaaaatatgttaaatctaGCTAATTCACACTGAGGGGCAAGTGAATACGACACTACAGGGTTAcgtgcaaacgcacctttaagccatggAACATCGATCTTTGAAGAATTTCATCtccaaaatggttcagcattaaGATAGGATGATCAGAAGATGTACCCAGAGTGTTGAATCTAATGCGGGTATtcgaaattcttaaatgtcttttgCTAGAAGCAGCAGTCAGGCAAAATGGAGTCCCAAATAGTAATTTATAATGCagaaaactgcagatatatcaataaaagttgataaaacaaactGGAACATTCGTTTAAGAGAGtgtaattttagaatttttttttcacaaaagtgtCGTAtctttttgtctttatttaggatttttttacttttaagggaattttttttagaaccgATTGTTAGCGATGCAACAAACGATAACTGATAGTTTTTGAatgtattcatatttttctaaaacatatgaaagttgaactatagtGGAATCTATTTGCACTTGTTCCGGTGTACCTTACGTAGATTAACTaagctttcgaaattttcaGACCGCATACTAACGTCAGCCCGCCCATGGCATTGCAACGCTCCTATCCCGGCGTTGGTGGTGGAGGAGGGGGAGGAGGAGGAGGTGGAGGGGGTGGTGGTCTAAGTGGCTTAGGAGTTGTCGGAGCAAGTTACGCCAAAGAACGGAGCGCTAGCTATTCGCAACCTGTTGTACGGGTTGTAGCGAAATCAAATTACACCGAACCGGTCATGtcttcgagcttgcaaaatATCTCCAACGGAATTTCTCTGTACAGCAAAGGCACCAATAACTATCCCACCTATGAAGCAAAACCGAAGATCATCACTTCAATCAACAGTTCCACGCCATCGCTGCTAAGAGACACCACACTTTCGCCGCGGGAAATCAGTATAGATACCCGGGAGACTACTTACCTTAAGTCGGCGCCATCAACAATCACTATAAACAGCCACAATAGTCCTCCTCCTCCTAGTCACAATCATCATAATATGGTCCGGTCGGATGGCGGAGGAAGTAGTCAACTTTACCAAACCGGCTACCAAAGCCATCTTCTGCACAACCGAGCTGAACCGCAAACTATGCTCCGTGGGGGAAGCGCCGGATCAGACAGCATATATGGGGTCACAACACCTATGCACAAACTGGGTCACCCTAATCCTATGGCCAGCAGTGATTCTAATCTTACCAACACGCGGAAAGAGCTCTCGATCTACGATCGCATTCATTCCACCAGTAGTTCAAACGAGTCCGTTTGTTCGTCTTCTAGTCGTGATCTTAACCATTCATACGGAAGCACTAGCCGGCCGATGTCGAACTGGGAATACGGAACCGGCAATGGCAGTATCGGTGTGGTGAGTAATGCGCTGAATAAGTTTTCCATGCGGGACGATGCTAGTCAAGGTTATATCCCGAAGAAGACGCAGCGCAGTACCAAAGGTCTAACCCGCCATACCAAACATGTGACCCCGAGGGAAAATCTGTAAGTTGTGGCATGTTAAATAAATCCGTTTTGGTTCTCAAACCCCCTTTCTTTCAATCCCTGCAGGCGCGTTAGGACACTGTATGCTTGCTTAGCGGAGAACGATGGAGAGCTGTCGTTCGAACCCAATCAAATCATTACAAATGGTAAGTACTAACTGAAAAGGATAATTTAGGAAACAAAATTActattttgatacttttttcggttgaaaattgGGATGAGAAATGTCATTCAATCTTAGTACTATTattaatactatttttttctgttattgtgaattctaataaagtttttagaaacatcgctggtgaactgggaacaaaacacagacttccgacaatctagtacttcactttccTTTGttggaagtcggaagtccggactgaGGAATCCCGGACGGCCCATTTCAGGGTTCATCCgaaattaattaataattttttatcctgggattttcatcccttaggatgattcatcccttaatattaattaatattgttttttgtacgggattttcatcctctggaatgattcatccctaaaaaattaattaatatctGACATTATTGATGTCTAGATACTAGGGAGCTAAGTTTTGTTAGCGATAGCTATCGCTGATGCTGAAAGCTTGCCTTTCAAATGGCTCTCACGGACTTCTGAAGTAAAAGTTAGTGCTGGCGCGTTTaataacacgttcgtcgccatgctcATTTTCTCGGAGCGAGAAAACAAATCGGGAGAACTCcaagatttgcaacgtgtggctaaactgagcggctaacttgagtaagacAGCTTCGCTCgtctataaaaatatttttgaagatgtttaatttatttttcaatatatttaacaaaaataaaaccgtATAATgcaaagaaattacaaaaaaaaaaacaaaataaaacagattcaaatttcattttaatactTGACGtcgaattcattatttcaaaagaGATTCTACTTCGGACTCAGATTCGTTGGATTCAGCGTAGACAGAcatgttaaaaaatatcagaacaGTTTCTGATTACTTAGAGTACAGGAGTCGCCGTCTCATAGGGCTGTGATGGTCCCGGCTGAACTCCAGTAGCCTCAATAGAACTTGCTGGACTTAGCAAGCGTTTCCGCGCAAGGCATCGCCGTAACGCGTATACGCGGTTTCGGCCTGAGCAACCATGGTAGTGAATTATTTATCCCCCGTGAATGAATGATTTCCTAAAATTGAACCATAACAAATAAATCAccatcaaaaataatcttttaaaaTGTACTTATTATGTAAGACACGAAGTTCAATCGATGCGACGGGGAAAGTTCGCTTGTTCGGagtcttatttttttatatgttattGTCTTCAAATTCTCAATATTTACCGTCCTTTCATTGAATCTAGTGAGTAGCTCTTCAACGGTTTTTTGATTATCTTTCTGCACGTTTTCGACTGGTAAATTAAAGATTGAAGATCAATTAACTTGAAATGTAACAATTGTTCCATACTCACTTTTGTCTAGCCTGGAGTGGAGTTTGTCGAACTTCCTCTCGAGAAAACGTTTGTTTTCGGACATatttaaattagaatttttaaagGAACTGTCCCAAACGAATGAACGAATGAGTCCAATTGGACTCAAACAATCGCCATGTctctttatcatatttttttgttcttttatttctttcattatCTCTTCTTCTCATCTAAAGTGCTCTAAAGCAGCACACGCCTCGTGGCCAAGCTAAAcgattgaaatattgttttagcCACCTTGCAGTATAACGAATAACTGGCTCTGGGAGTTCGCTTTGCTGAGTAGTCACCACCGGACTTTTCCGTCACATTCGatggtaaagcttagttcttttagaaatgggacactttgttttgttgatTGCAGCGCTCCTGGTGGTCGGATTTGCAAACTTTTGCGTTGTGTTGTTTGTAAACAGTGCTATctagttgaatttttttgagaagaaaacataaaaaaaattgcacagtcACTTGAAAAGTTCATTCTTATCGATTCGGCAGCTatccaaaatgttgaaaattcccAAAAGCACCGTCGGGCGAGTGATAAAAAAGTATCAGGAGACTCTCACGATTGTCCggaaagttcaaatcaagcgtTGGAGTGGAACCTATGATCAACATCTGCGGTTGAAGGTTATCAATCGGATTCAGGCCAACCCTAACATTTCGGACTACGATTTGGCGAAACGATTGAAAGCGGAACGCACAACTGTCCGGCAGATCCGTAACCGGGAAGGCTATAGGTGCTTCCGAGCAAGCAGACAACCCAACAGAACCAGGGCTCGAAGACAGTACAACAGGATTTTGACAAAAAGATCCGGTTgtgttttgatggacgacgaaacctacgtcaaagccgattTCAACCAAATACCAGggataaaaatttataaggcTCCTGGTCGTGGAAGGATTATGAAcagatttaagtttatttttgcaaaaaaaattatgatttggaAAGCGATCTGCTCATGTggttaaaaaacgtttttttttgtaacggaTAAGACCATGAACTCGGATCTCAACAAAAAAGAGTGCTTTAAAAAGCGAATTTTACTTTCCATCAGATCCCATGACGGTCCAGTAACTTTTTGGCTGGATCCGGCCAGTTGCCATTAGAGCAAGGAAGTGGTGCAATTCATCCCAAAACATCTTAATCCGCCAAACTGGCTCCAGCTCCGactaatcgaaaaatattgggcaattaTGGAGCAGAAGTTGAAGAAAAGGGGTACAATCATCAAAAACATTCATCAGATGAAGAATTGGTGGCAAAAGTTGGCAAAAATCACACCTGAAAAAAGTGTTCGCGGACTGATGGGAGGTATAAACAGTAAAGTGAGAttattttttagaacaaaagaTCTACTTTGTATTGTATTCTTCGAAGTTTAATAGAAGTATCTTCAATTTTAagggtcgtttttgaaaacacattaggGTTTCAGGAACAAGAATTAGGgaaacaagttagtttaaaGAAAACTAAAACACATTACTtgacttttaaacttttcatcacTGCCTCATAtttagaaataggagtttccttaagaaaaatctaggagcttaggaggtgtaggaaaactcgatcgcaccattcaccaaatTTCTATAGTTGGTTAAattgacttacctttgtttcggaatttttcaaaatttatctttggaatataaagggacaagaggttgttaattgatcctgagaatatcctactaacaatccttccttcattcctcattgactac
It includes:
- the LOC129745742 gene encoding rho GTPase-activating protein Graf gives rise to the protein MLERDYLQESLSYVLGIQEVQERIKFEFVEIILRFISDWLVFYHLGHEVAEDAKDYLLDLQFKVQKTRENFDETRQKAQELKHRYMESKMKPESEYTKQGYLFLMEKKAFTATWSKYYCTYKKQSKKFSMLQFNQMSGRSQQSSTEVLTLASCTKRVSEFEKRYCFDLIFDERPAITYTFQALSEEDRKAWLNAMDGKEPTFMAPSTHHNEDGNLDDVGFAFVRKCIEVLERRGLEEEGLYRIGGVSTKISKLLSMGLDRKKTEKDRLQFFNDEQSSDVLENKTIASALKHYLRNLNEPLMTFRLHHSFISSAKQETRQQRINDVHTLVHRLPKSHFEMLDIVIRHLKSVAMKSDKNKMSVFNLGVVFGPTLLRAAEETVAAILDIKFNNVVIEILIENYDRIFKSQPGKGLDYLPHTNVSPPMALQRSYPGVGGGGGGGGGGGGGGGLSGLGVVGASYAKERSASYSQPVVRVVAKSNYTEPVMSSSLQNISNGISLYSKGTNNYPTYEAKPKIITSINSSTPSLLRDTTLSPREISIDTRETTYLKSAPSTITINSHNSPPPPSHNHHNMVRSDGGGSSQLYQTGYQSHLLHNRAEPQTMLRGGSAGSDSIYGVTTPMHKLGHPNPMASSDSNLTNTRKELSIYDRIHSTSSSNESVCSSSSRDLNHSYGSTSRPMSNWEYGTGNGSIGVVSNALNKFSMRDDASQGYIPKKTQRSTKGLTRHTKHVTPRENLRVRTLYACLAENDGELSFEPNQIITNVKRSQEPGWLAGTLNGKSGLIPENYVEVLK